DNA sequence from the Urocitellus parryii isolate mUroPar1 chromosome 12, mUroPar1.hap1, whole genome shotgun sequence genome:
CTATTACCGACTGCAGACAGATCACTCAAGAGCTCCCGCTCTCTCCACCTTTAGAGAAAGACCTTATTCTAATGAGAAATTCCTATTGTTTTCTGTGTCTCCTAATTTCCACTAAAAGGCAGCATGGCTGGCCTTCatgctaaccctaaaataacCAAGAGCTTGGTTACCTGGAACATCTCATTGATCCCTTCTCCAGTCTGTGCTGAGGTTTCAAAGTATAGGAACCCTTTGCTTTCCGCCCAGAGACGCCCTTCACTTTCATCTACGCAGCGGTGCTTGGTGCAGTCGATCTGAAATAGAAAAAGTTGGGGGCGGAGAGAAGATTCCAACATTGTCCACTAGAATACACTCAGTGGGGTCTTTGTCAATCCTTTACTGAggcaaaaactatttttaatgagCCCCAGCACAAGTATATAAAATTATCAGGacaaaaagagcaaaacaaataaagaacAAACATCCTGCCTGTCGGCCAGTCTTCGGGCTCCCACTTCCCCCGTGGGAAGGCTGCTGCTGCCCACCTCTGTGGAAAACGCTTCAATTATCTGCCATTTCCCAGGGCCCAAGCTTGCTTTCCACAGCCACATGTCACTAGTGAATGTCCCTCCTCCCATCAGGGCAGAGTGTGATTATTATGGAGGTCCACCTCTCCCGCTGTCACCAACATCCTTCCCCAAGTAGGACACcgagggaaaaaaatggataaaattccTGATATCCcaggtttggggtttttgttgtgaTCTGTTTTTAGATGAGGACATGTGTTTTGAAAGGTTGCCTATTCCTATACTtgagaataaagaaatttctttctctttttttaatgaacacgatacctttctttctttattttatgtggtgctaaggatcgaactcagtgcctcacacatgcaaagcaagcgctctaccaatgagccacaaccccagcccaagaaatttctttttgttagttcCCCCAAACTCTCGGATCTGCACTCTTCCCTAGAAAGGTGAGCATACCAGTTCCAAAGCAGTTACCTTGTTGGCACACACTACAAATACAATATTGTCCATGTTCCCGTGAGGCCCGAGTTCCTGCTTCATCTCTGCCAGCCATGCATCCAGGGCATCAAAGGAGTCTTTCTGCCCCACGTCATAGACCAGCATCACACCCTGCGTGTCCTTGTAAAACTCATTGCGGACCTTGGGTGGAAGAACAGATGCACAGGATGTAGGTTTTGTGATTTTATAAGAATGTATTTCATAATCATTAACTAGGTAAAGTGTGTTCTTCTATGTAGTCATGGCATTTGCTGTCGTTCCTCAGGATTTACTTGTTCTTAGAGGactttttataaaatcaaagtaacttaacttttaaaaatctattaccATACAAGGACTTAGAGCAGAAAGAAGTGTCTTCCTGCCCACCCTTCCCACCTCCAGTTCCACTCCCCAGAAGTAATCACTTTTTAATTGTTAGTAGACCTTAAAAAGAACACCAATTATATGAAATTCTTGGGAGGATGAGtgaacaactaaaaagaacctaAAGCATAAATGACACAAATATCAGCCACGGGTTCATCGTTTTATATATATCACACCCCAAAGATGGCTCTCCCCAGTGTTAGGCACAACTTCCCTGACTCTTGGGATCTATATACCAACTTTTGAATTTCAAGATCAGAGCCTCAGTGTAATAATAAGGGCAAAACCACAGGCTCTGGAGGCAGATAGATCTGGGTTCACACTTACTTACTagttgtgtgatcttgggcaagtcacttaacctctctgcctctcagtttcctcatctgtaaaatgaggataatactCTTACTTCACAGggttattatgaggattaaatgagataatgaaggCAGAGTACTTAACAGGGGTGCCTGGAAAACAATGGGTATCTtcaccttcttcctttcttccctgtattcattattgaatttttaaaaatattttttagttgtcaatggacttttattttatttatttatatgcagtgctaagaattgaacccagggcctcacacatgctaggcaagtgctctaccactgagccccagccctagctcATCATTATTGGATTTTTCTGTGGTGTTTCATTAGAAATGGCAACTTGCTTCTGGGGCATAGCTACAACTCTAGGAAGAAGAGGCATGAAATACAGGGCACACTAACAGAGCAGAAGCAATAAGAGGCTAGGTGAGCAAGGAGGGGGTTCAGGCTAAAATTCCAGGAAGACCCTTGTAAGAGGCCATAGTTAAACATTCTTTTCACAAAATCCCAATATGTACCCAGACCCACACTGGATGTGTAGTAAGAAATAAGGTATCTTACACACATCAGGTACGACTGTCCATACGTGGACAGATACCCGGATCAGGAATATAAGGTCTATAAATCTACAGAACCTAAGAAGCTATCCTCTGAAGTGAAGACCAGTGTTTATTCTCCTGTCACTTCCTTTccattcaaaacaaaaagaatttgaaatgacAAGCAATGAGCAACAGTCTTCTCCCCTCAGCAGGGTGGTCCTGAGCCCTTCCGCAGCACCCAATGAtgactcttccttctttccagaAGCTCTTGCTGCCTTGGCCTTCATGTACTACGTTCTCCAGGTTCTTAAACTCTCTTTCACCAATTCATCTCCTCCCCATTGGCCCCACTCCAGCTCATCACCAAGCCCTTCCAAATCCCATCCTGggccctcttcctttctctctcaatCCTTCCTTCTAAGCAATATCAAATGCTTGTACAGGTTCAACCATGAGAATCTGTAAGATGAGCCTTTTCAAATTGGCTTTCAGAACTGCATTTCTAATTAGTACAAGACTCTTCTAGTTGAACATCCTGTTGGAATCTCCAATTCAATATGTATAACAGGGACAACTTATTTCTTCATCTCATTCCTTCTtaagcttttccttctcttagaCATCAGTGATGAGTCCCACATCATTCTTTCAGTCATTTGAGTTGAAAGTTTGGTGTCAACTGTTggtgctttcttttctctttgttcagcAGATTTGGACAATGCAGTAGAAGCCACCTGTGCCATGTTTATTCTCCTGTCACTTCCTTTCCATTCTTGCTTCCAACATCTCTCTTGACGACACTACTCTAAGAGTCTTCTAAGTCATTTTCCTAGCAATATAGTATAttgcatgtatatttttataagccCAGGCTCAAAATTTATTTGGTATTTCCCCATTGCTACCAATTCTCTGAAGTTCAAATTCatttaaatgaagttaaaaatttcTGGTCAATTCTCCCCCAACCTTCTCAGTCTTATCCTCTTACTTTCCCTTGACAGTCACACTAGATGATCTAATTCTACCCTAGGCCTTGTGAACTCTATCAGGAACCAGATACCTCTGTGTCTTTAATCTTTCAAAGTCTCGCTATAATGCCATATCTTGCACACCAGCCACCCCCTGCCCTTCTGAACAGAGGTACTCTCTATGTCCCCTGGAATACCACAGCCATTTGTACTTCTAACAGTGAATCATTCACTTCCTGCCATTTTCACAGATGGTAGTTCATCTAGCTGTCTTCCCCACTACACTGCAGCAACTGGAAGGCTTGTATCTTGATGTGTCCATCCTTGGGTCACCCACAGGGCCTAATAGATATGAGTTTGAAACACTGTTTTAATTGAATGGCTGGATGTGCCTCAGTAGAGAACAAAGATAGAAGCCAAGGGAAACAGAAAGAATTTCAAATGCAGGTCATGCTCTCCAGAGAAAGGTATGTGTGTAAAAATAGACTGAAACAAGTGCAATGGATTTCTGTTTCAAGGgactcaagttcaagttcaagtctGAGCTCAGCAGCAAGCCACCTACTAGTCTTGAGTAAGTTTTATTATCTtcagccttagtttcttcatctgtcaaaTGAAAAGATCAAAGCAGATGTTTCAATGGTCCCATACAGTTCTGTTATTCTGGCCCCCCAAAATCGCTTTCTACTCTTATACCTGGCAGACTCACTATATCCAAAGTTTAAATAGGATGCTAAGGGAATAGGAATTTGTTCTTAAAAGCAGAGATAGCAAACTGGCTGGTAGGCTAGAGAAAGCTGTTAGTCTAGTATCCCTGAGGCCTCAGAATGTTCCTGTGATACCCTTTAACCAGACCTCAGTTGTGGGCCCAGTGGAAGCAATGCTGGTTGTAAGAGGCAGGCCCCGCCATTCCCTCACAGTCTCCCCCTGACTCTTCTCTCTGAGATTGCTACCTCACACATTGAGATGGTCCTGTCTCAGCAGGCACTTTGGGAAACCAATCAAGAGGACTGATGCCTTCCATGGAGGACAGGCACCAAGGATTTGAGGAAGCCAGGAACCACGGGCATGGCTGTGGGTACTTCACTAGGTGTGTGCTGAGCAAGGGTATATTCTGGTCAGCTTGGAACTTAGAAAGAAAATGACTGCTTGTCTAAAAGGAGCATCTGAGCAACAGCAACTATTGGACAAAAAATGAGAGATCATGGCTATTTTGGCAAAAAGGTATTTCAGAACTGGTTATACAAGGGAGTTTCTATTAATtgtaattctattttataaactgctggaaaaaatattacaatttcAGGTTATATTAATAATAGCCTAGTGTCTAATAATGGAAAGTAACAGAAATAGAGTGTTTCACTGGTTAGAAAATATCTGGATTGTTGTCTTAGTTCTAAGTTCCACATCAGCTACCAAGTGATCATCTGCAAGGGATGCTCAAGAGGAAGACTCAGATCTAGCTGTGGCAGGAATACAAATATTTCACCTGAAGAGGAACAGACTCACAAATATTAGAAAGGCTCTGTTGTAGAAGTACAAATTTGGtctacatttcttcaaagaaaggtCAGGATCATGGTGAAAGTCAAAGGAGAAATTGCcaatctaggttttttttttttttactctgggTAAAAAAAGCAATAAGACTCTGACATTAGAGATATTCATTCTCCAAACCCTCTGCACCAGTCAAAACTGGGCTGGGTATTATACTGTCCCCAGAATGTCCTCCTACATAACTTAAGTATCCACCAGCTCTTGGTTTAAATGTTGTGTCCTTTAGCAGGACTTCCTGACCATCAAGATAGATTGAGTCTGGATTTTAAGTGCTCCCGAGCACTCTGTCATTTGTTTAACAAGTGTTTTCTCTAACATATTTACATTCCATGAGGACAAGGGACACTGTGTCTCTAGTATCAAGCATGGAAACTGGCATACAGGTATCTGTGATTGAATGGTGGCCATTGATCAGGAataccagaaacaaaacaaaacaaaaaaacaaaacaaaacaaaatcctacaATGGGCAGTACAAACCACAGTACTCCTTAGGCATCTTCTAACTCTCCATTGACATGACTTTGGTGTAATCTAAGATTGACATTAGCATTTTTGGTAGTTAGAATCTCTGTCAAACTTATAGTCAATGAGCGCTCTGGGCCTTTTGCACTGATAGTATTCTATACTTGTGTAATGGACATAACCCTCTGTAAAGCTTCACACTTAAAAGGAAGTCATTTTACCTAAACATTTGGCAATATTCAAAAGTTGGAAGATTATGTAGCCATTAAATATCCTGTTTCCTCTGGCAAGATGAAGTAGACatatatttctctatttgctGCTAAGTATAGGCAAAAGTATTGAcattatatataaagcaaatatttaaaaacctctaaaagatggagaaaaggcAGCAGACAAGCTAGGAGCCCTGGGATCTGAAGAATGATATGATGGtgagttttttgggttttcttttgccTCACATACCTAAGCCTTGGAACAGAAGTACAACTTGAAAATGCCAAGAGGTGCAGATAAACAAAAGCCCAGTCAAAAACCTGATCTCTCTGACCAAAGGACCAGGAAAAGGGCAGTTTGGCAAGATAAAAAGACTTTACTAATCTACTCCAGCCAAATGCCTTAGAAGAAAACTGTCTCCCACCCACCACCCCAGGAAAGACTGAGcagaaattttagaactgaaaaataatgtaaatacaaAGCTTAGAGATTGGGCTCAATAGCTGATAGGAGGGGACAAGGAACAATTAGTGAAGTAGGAGgtggaataataaaaatgaccaaatttgaatatcagagagaaaaaatgaacagCACCTCCGGGATGTTGGACTAAAACAAAAGATCACAgtccagggaggaggggagaaacaGGGTGCTGAAAACGACTCAAAGAAATCATGGCCAGGTGGGTGCGGTAGCTGCGATCCCAGcttgcaggaggctgaggcaagaaggttTCATGCTCAAAACCGGGGCAccacagcaagaccccatctcaaaaaaaaattcttttttcacactggggattgaacctagaggtgttctaccactgggccacacccccagccctttttattttttgttttgagaaaaggtctcactatattgtcaagatttgaatttgtgaccctcttGCTCCAACCTCTAGCActtgggatcacaggtatgccaGTGCTACCATGCCTGcctcaaaaacaatttttaaacagaaagaaaaagtggcTGAGAATGCTCAAATGTGGCAAAAGACAAACCTACAGACTTAAGAAGGTTTGAAAACTCCAAATAGAATAAACTCAAAGAAATCCagtgaattaaatgaaaataaaaatacaatatctaAACATTCGTGGACACAGTTAAGGCTGTACTGAGAGGGAAACCTACAGCACCAAATGTacctaaagaaaagaagaaagtctcAAATCAATACTCTAGTTTTCTACCTTAAGAACCCAGaacaaaaagagcaaaataaaaccaaagcaagcagaagaaaagaagtaaTAAGGAGAAGGGCAGAAGTGAAATGGCCAAACCAGAAAAGAGCAAAGAGCCTCCTTAGGAACAATGAAAAAGCCCACCCAAAGGGAAGGGGCCAGGCAACTCAGTGTGAGGCCACTTGGGACTgaaaaacagatgaaagtaaaccAAGTTGGGTTCTTCTGGAGAAAAAATGCAATGACTAGGAGAGATCAAAAGACCATGCTAGAGCAGACTGTGAAGAGGTGACATCATAGTTCTTAAGTCCAAGTGTGAATGTCATTAATACTCACACATTCTGGATTGAGATATGAAAAGCAAAAGCCCTTTGAGGTTGAAATGTCTTAGTTATTTAAATGTCTGAAACATTAGCAATAAAATTTCCTC
Encoded proteins:
- the Dnajc27 gene encoding dnaJ homolog subfamily C member 27 isoform X5; translation: MEANMPKRKEPGKSLRIKVISMGNAEVGKSCIIKRYCEKRFVSKYLATIGIDYGVTKVQVRDREIKVNIFDMAGHPFFYEVRNEFYKDTQGVMLVYDVGQKDSFDALDAWLAEMKQELGPHGNMDNIVFVVCANKIDCTKHRCVDESEGRLWAESKGFLYFETSAQTGEGINEMFQSLRE